A part of Astatotilapia calliptera chromosome 15, fAstCal1.2, whole genome shotgun sequence genomic DNA contains:
- the LOC113007142 gene encoding galectin-3 isoform X4, with amino-acid sequence MDVSTSSNSQISTLHSDPLCGSCPSSGSAPQANSLWPSLSPSGAGFPTWPGQATQPAPCWTGQPNTPCWPGMQPAPVSVPTSIPLQSPTQVITPPPAPTTTVVPAPTAVQPCQPCWPGIQYQPPQPPAPIQVQVPNPTPTPVPVPAPAPSIHPNVPGWPANPGWPYNPGQSGWPGQNPSIMPPHWLPPTSGPLSVPYNLNLARGVYDKMMMTILGYVKPNAKMFTVNFLRGNDIAFHINPRFNEAGKQVLVRNHKLGERWGAEERDLKGPFPFALGSPFEVTFSWETLGLEKMERVGKSFVQAGPR; translated from the exons ATGGATGTAAGTACTTCATCAAATTCTCAGATCTCTACTCTG cATTCTGATCCTCTGTGTGGCAGCTGCCCGTCCTCTGGTTCTGCCCCACAGGCTAACAGCCTTTGGCCCAGCCTGTCACCTTCTGGAGCTGGATTCCCCACTTGGCCAGGACAGGCCACTCAACCTGCACCGTGCTGGACAGGCCAGCCAAACACACCCTGCTGGCCTGGGATGCAACCAGCTCCAGTCTCTGTCCCCACTTCAATTCCACTCCAATCTCCCACTCAAGTCATAACACCACCTCCTGCGCCAACCACAACTGTAGTTCCAGCTCCAACTGCAGTGCAGCCCTGTCAGCCTTGCTGGCCAGGCATCCAGTACCAGCCTCCTCAGCCACCAGCTCCAATTCAAGTTCAAGTCCCAAATCCAACTCCAACTCCAGTTCCAGTGCCTGCACCTGCTCCCAGCATCCATCCAAATGTACCAGGCTGGCCTGCAAATCCCGGCTGGCCCTATAACCCGGGACAATCAGGATGGCCTGGGCAGAATCCATCCATCATGCCTCCCCACTGGCTCCCACCCACATCTGGACCTCTA AGCGTGCCATACAACTTGAACCTGGCCCGAGGGGTGTATGACAAAATGATGATGACGATCTTGGGCTATGTGAAACCTAACGCTAAAAT GTTCACAGTGAACTTCCTGAGAGGCAACGACATCGCCTTTCACATCAACCCCCGCTTCAACGAGGCGGGCAAGCAGGTGCTTGTCCGCAACCACAAACTGGGTGAACGCTGGGGTGCCGAAGAGAGAGACCTGAAGGGTCCCTTCCCTTTTGCGCTTGGGAGCCCTTTTGAG GTCACTTTCTCATGGGAAACGTTAGGCCTCGAAAAAATGGAAAGGGTTGGAAAGTCGTTTGTGCAGGCGGGTCCTAGATAA
- the LOC113007142 gene encoding galectin-3 isoform X3 — translation MDVSTSSNSQISTLHSDPLCGSCPSSGSAPQANSLWPSLSPSGAGFPTWPGQATQPAPCWTGQPNTPCWPGMQPAPVSVPTSIPLQSPTQVITPPPAPTTTVVPAPTAVQPCQPCWPGIQYQPPQPPAPIQVQVPNPTPTPVPVPAPAPSIHPNVPGWPANPGWPYNPGQSGWPGQNPSIMPPHWLPPTSGPLSVPYNLNLARGVYDKMMMTILGYVKPNAKMFTVNFLRGNDIAFHINPRFNEAGKQVLVRNHKLGERWGAEERDLKGPFPFALGSPFEASKKWKGLESRLCRRVLDKGAAMLQGGSWR, via the exons ATGGATGTAAGTACTTCATCAAATTCTCAGATCTCTACTCTG cATTCTGATCCTCTGTGTGGCAGCTGCCCGTCCTCTGGTTCTGCCCCACAGGCTAACAGCCTTTGGCCCAGCCTGTCACCTTCTGGAGCTGGATTCCCCACTTGGCCAGGACAGGCCACTCAACCTGCACCGTGCTGGACAGGCCAGCCAAACACACCCTGCTGGCCTGGGATGCAACCAGCTCCAGTCTCTGTCCCCACTTCAATTCCACTCCAATCTCCCACTCAAGTCATAACACCACCTCCTGCGCCAACCACAACTGTAGTTCCAGCTCCAACTGCAGTGCAGCCCTGTCAGCCTTGCTGGCCAGGCATCCAGTACCAGCCTCCTCAGCCACCAGCTCCAATTCAAGTTCAAGTCCCAAATCCAACTCCAACTCCAGTTCCAGTGCCTGCACCTGCTCCCAGCATCCATCCAAATGTACCAGGCTGGCCTGCAAATCCCGGCTGGCCCTATAACCCGGGACAATCAGGATGGCCTGGGCAGAATCCATCCATCATGCCTCCCCACTGGCTCCCACCCACATCTGGACCTCTA AGCGTGCCATACAACTTGAACCTGGCCCGAGGGGTGTATGACAAAATGATGATGACGATCTTGGGCTATGTGAAACCTAACGCTAAAAT GTTCACAGTGAACTTCCTGAGAGGCAACGACATCGCCTTTCACATCAACCCCCGCTTCAACGAGGCGGGCAAGCAGGTGCTTGTCCGCAACCACAAACTGGGTGAACGCTGGGGTGCCGAAGAGAGAGACCTGAAGGGTCCCTTCCCTTTTGCGCTTGGGAGCCCTTTTGAG GCCTCGAAAAAATGGAAAGGGTTGGAAAGTCGTTTGTGCAGGCGGGTCCTAGATAAGGGAGCTGCTATGCTGCAGGGAGGCTCCTGGAG